One Natronoarchaeum mannanilyticum genomic window carries:
- a CDS encoding ABC transporter permease, with protein MSLRRYVAKRLLVTIPVLLIVTLVTFMMSHLLPGDPVSYMTQFSEIDDETVQQLRAQYNLNEPIWKQYVLWLGDAIQLEFGESIISERNVTEEILSRLPYTVLLGVMSLGIALAISIPTGIIAAYRKDELADEISRVFALLGVSLPNFWLGLILILIFSVRLDLFPVLPPTSYPLLSYNMIMFTLLPAVTIGTASSALLMRLMRSSMVEELNKDYVTMARAKGLPERTVVIKHVVRNSMIAVVTVAALQIAFIVNGAVVIEQVFSYPGIGRLLLNAVSQRDFPIIQATVLMIGVTIVFANLVADIAYAWLDPRIRY; from the coding sequence ATGTCTCTTCGACGATACGTCGCAAAGCGATTGCTCGTGACGATCCCGGTTCTGCTGATAGTGACGCTCGTCACGTTCATGATGTCGCACCTGCTACCCGGCGATCCCGTCTCGTACATGACGCAGTTCTCCGAGATCGACGACGAGACCGTCCAGCAGTTGCGAGCCCAGTACAACCTCAACGAACCGATCTGGAAGCAGTACGTGCTGTGGCTCGGTGACGCGATCCAGCTCGAGTTCGGGGAGTCGATCATCTCCGAGCGGAACGTCACCGAGGAGATCCTCTCGCGGCTCCCCTACACGGTCTTGCTCGGCGTGATGTCGCTGGGGATCGCGCTGGCGATCTCGATCCCGACCGGTATCATCGCCGCCTACAGGAAAGACGAACTGGCCGACGAGATCAGCCGGGTGTTCGCGCTGCTGGGGGTCTCGCTGCCCAACTTCTGGCTCGGACTGATCCTGATCCTGATCTTCAGCGTCCGGCTCGACCTGTTTCCGGTGTTGCCGCCCACGTCCTACCCGCTGTTGAGCTACAACATGATCATGTTCACGCTGCTGCCGGCGGTGACGATCGGCACCGCATCGTCAGCGCTGCTGATGCGGCTGATGCGGTCCTCGATGGTCGAGGAGCTCAACAAGGACTACGTCACGATGGCCCGCGCCAAGGGGCTCCCCGAGCGGACCGTCGTGATCAAGCACGTCGTTCGCAACTCCATGATCGCGGTCGTGACCGTGGCGGCGCTCCAGATCGCCTTCATCGTCAACGGCGCGGTCGTCATCGAGCAGGTGTTCTCCTATCCGGGCATCGGCCGGCTGCTGCTGAACGCCGTCTCGCAGCGTGACTTCCCGATCATCCAGGCGACGGTGCTGATGATCGGCGTAACGATCGTGTTCGCGAACCTGGTCGCGGACATCGCGTACGCGTGGCTCGACCCGCGCATCAGATACTGA
- a CDS encoding ABC transporter substrate-binding protein, translating to MTNEGRPTRGISRRNVLKTSAAAGAFGLAGCVDGGGGGGGGSVDFGTLGANASTFDPAASADASSSNCIDLMYEPLVGFDFDLNPQPVLASDWEQVDDTTFRFTLREGVQFHNGDEMTAEDVQHSIERYQGTVNTAVVASWYDSSEILGDYEIRLNLSRPYAPFLADLSGVLIVPAGTTSPADGDTPLDDESRGTGPFQYESWSQDDRFVATRFDNYWWGDVNDAGDFSGEAPLDEVNLRVVVDPSAQFNAIQAGDVNAINSVPPMDVPSVEDDDNLTLNRNDGITYDFLIYPVNQGPFQNEKLRRGITRMIPRDDIVGDAVYNDTARKSGTPYPPILGEPYWDEEFEQRILDEYVGEDTEAATTLLDEAFSEEGIEAPYQTEIRTNEHPVRQRWCEVIANTLSETEYFDVSVNVMEWSSYVNFITGPAAETSDIVALGWTASADPDSFVYQLFSSDQFTPNGYNINHYSNEELDSLMQEGQTTFGADQRGSIYKDIAEILAQDVPVTFLWHGQRLMATRDAISDFQVHPSASADYSGIYSPALGQEIEYDD from the coding sequence ATGACAAACGAAGGACGACCCACTCGAGGAATCAGCCGACGTAACGTACTGAAAACGAGCGCCGCGGCCGGCGCGTTCGGGCTCGCGGGCTGTGTCGACGGCGGCGGCGGCGGTGGCGGCGGTTCCGTCGACTTCGGGACGCTTGGAGCAAACGCGTCGACGTTCGATCCCGCGGCGTCGGCCGACGCTTCGTCCTCCAACTGCATCGATCTGATGTACGAACCGCTGGTCGGGTTCGACTTCGATCTCAACCCGCAGCCGGTACTGGCGAGCGACTGGGAGCAAGTCGACGACACGACGTTCCGGTTCACGCTACGGGAGGGCGTCCAGTTCCACAACGGCGACGAGATGACCGCCGAGGACGTCCAGCACTCGATCGAACGGTATCAGGGGACCGTCAATACGGCCGTGGTGGCGAGCTGGTACGACTCCAGCGAAATCCTGGGCGACTACGAGATCCGGCTCAACCTCTCCCGGCCGTACGCACCGTTCCTCGCGGACCTTTCGGGCGTGTTGATCGTCCCCGCCGGAACGACGAGTCCCGCCGACGGCGACACGCCTCTGGACGACGAGTCGCGGGGCACCGGCCCGTTCCAGTACGAGTCGTGGTCCCAGGACGACCGGTTCGTCGCGACCCGGTTCGACAACTACTGGTGGGGCGACGTCAACGACGCCGGCGACTTCTCCGGCGAGGCCCCGCTTGACGAGGTCAACCTGCGAGTGGTCGTCGATCCGTCCGCCCAGTTCAACGCCATTCAGGCGGGCGACGTCAACGCGATCAACTCCGTGCCGCCGATGGACGTTCCGTCCGTCGAGGACGACGACAACCTCACGCTGAACCGGAACGACGGTATCACCTACGATTTCCTGATCTACCCGGTGAACCAGGGGCCGTTCCAGAACGAGAAGCTGCGGCGTGGTATCACCCGGATGATCCCGCGAGACGACATCGTCGGGGACGCTGTGTACAACGACACCGCGAGAAAGTCCGGAACGCCCTACCCGCCGATCCTCGGCGAGCCGTACTGGGACGAGGAGTTCGAACAGCGCATCCTTGACGAGTACGTCGGCGAGGACACCGAGGCTGCGACGACCCTGCTCGACGAGGCGTTCAGCGAGGAGGGAATCGAAGCGCCCTACCAGACCGAGATCCGAACGAACGAGCATCCCGTGCGCCAGCGCTGGTGCGAAGTCATCGCGAACACGCTCTCGGAGACTGAGTACTTCGACGTGAGCGTCAACGTGATGGAGTGGAGCTCCTACGTCAATTTCATCACGGGGCCGGCAGCCGAGACGAGCGACATCGTCGCGCTCGGCTGGACCGCGAGCGCGGATCCCGACTCCTTCGTCTACCAGCTGTTCTCCTCGGACCAGTTCACGCCCAACGGGTACAACATCAACCACTACTCGAACGAGGAGCTGGACTCCCTGATGCAGGAGGGCCAGACGACGTTCGGAGCCGACCAGCGCGGATCGATCTACAAGGACATCGCCGAGATCCTCGCTCAGGACGTGCCCGTCACGTTCCTCTGGCACGGCCAGCGGCTCATGGCGACGCGTGACGCGATCAGCGACTTCCAGGTCCACCCGAGCGCCAGCGCCGACTACTCCGGCATTTACAGCCCCGCACTCGGTCAGGAGATCGAGTACGACGACTAA
- a CDS encoding acetyl-CoA carboxylase biotin carboxylase subunit, translated as MFRKVLVANRGEIAVRVMRACEELNVGTVAIYSDADKNSGHVRYADEAYNVGPAKASESYLDHEAVIEAARKANADAIHPGYGFLAENAEFASKVEDTEITWIGPASDAMESLGEKTKARKIMQSADVPIVPGTTDPVTEPEQVTEFGDEHGYPVAIKAEGGGGGRGMKIVESPEEAEDQLQSAKREGEAYFGNDSVYLERFLENPRHIEVQIVADQEGNVRHLGERDCSLQRRHQKVIEEGPSPALSDELREQIGESARRGVKEAEYTNAGTVEFLVEEDEDRADGELLGPDTNFYFLEVNTRIQVEHTVTEEITGIDIVKWQIRIAAGQELGFEQEDVEIDGHAMEFRINAENAAEEFAPATGGKLETYDPPGGIGVRLDDALRQGDEIVTDYDSMIAKLVVHGGDRDECIARSLRALREYEIDGVVTIVPFHRLMLSDETFVEGKHTTKYLDEEIDRSRIAEAQQQWGSETEADEDEDDVVEREFTVEVNGKRFEVDLEERGAAPITAEAGGGGSASRPASAGPDEGSGGTEITGEGETVTAEMQGTILEINVEEGDEVAAGDVICVLEAMKMENDVVAESGGTVTQVAVSEGESVDMGDVLVVLD; from the coding sequence ATGTTCCGGAAGGTTCTGGTCGCGAACCGCGGCGAGATCGCCGTGCGGGTGATGCGGGCGTGCGAGGAGCTCAACGTCGGGACGGTCGCCATCTACAGCGACGCCGACAAGAACTCCGGCCACGTCCGGTACGCCGACGAGGCGTACAACGTCGGCCCCGCGAAGGCCAGCGAGTCGTACCTGGACCACGAGGCGGTCATCGAGGCGGCGCGCAAGGCCAACGCCGACGCGATCCACCCGGGCTACGGCTTCCTCGCCGAGAACGCCGAGTTCGCCAGCAAGGTCGAGGACACCGAGATCACCTGGATCGGTCCGGCCAGCGACGCGATGGAGTCGCTGGGCGAGAAGACGAAGGCCCGGAAGATCATGCAGTCGGCGGACGTCCCCATCGTCCCCGGGACGACCGATCCGGTCACGGAACCCGAGCAGGTCACGGAGTTCGGCGACGAACACGGCTACCCCGTCGCGATCAAGGCCGAGGGCGGGGGCGGCGGCCGCGGGATGAAGATCGTCGAGTCGCCCGAGGAGGCCGAGGATCAGCTCCAGAGCGCCAAGCGCGAGGGCGAGGCGTACTTCGGCAACGACTCGGTGTACCTGGAGCGATTTCTGGAGAACCCGCGCCACATCGAGGTCCAGATCGTCGCCGACCAAGAGGGCAACGTGCGACACCTCGGCGAGCGGGACTGCTCGCTCCAGCGGCGCCACCAGAAGGTCATCGAAGAGGGCCCGAGCCCGGCGCTGTCGGACGAGCTGCGCGAGCAGATCGGCGAGTCAGCTCGACGGGGCGTCAAGGAGGCCGAGTACACGAACGCCGGCACCGTCGAGTTCCTCGTCGAGGAGGACGAGGATCGGGCCGACGGCGAACTGCTCGGCCCCGACACCAACTTCTACTTCCTCGAAGTGAACACGCGGATCCAGGTCGAGCACACCGTCACCGAGGAGATCACGGGCATCGATATCGTGAAGTGGCAGATCCGGATCGCCGCGGGCCAGGAACTGGGATTCGAGCAAGAGGACGTCGAGATCGACGGCCACGCGATGGAGTTCCGGATCAACGCCGAGAACGCCGCCGAGGAGTTCGCCCCCGCGACGGGCGGCAAGCTCGAAACGTACGACCCGCCGGGCGGGATCGGCGTCCGGCTCGACGACGCCCTGCGCCAGGGCGACGAGATCGTCACCGACTACGACTCGATGATCGCCAAGCTCGTCGTCCACGGGGGCGACCGCGACGAGTGCATCGCGCGCAGCCTGCGGGCGCTCCGCGAGTACGAGATCGACGGCGTCGTGACGATCGTCCCGTTCCACCGGCTGATGCTCTCCGACGAGACGTTCGTCGAGGGCAAGCACACCACGAAGTACCTCGACGAGGAGATCGACCGGAGCCGGATCGCGGAGGCCCAGCAGCAGTGGGGCTCCGAGACCGAGGCCGACGAGGACGAAGACGACGTGGTCGAGCGGGAGTTCACCGTCGAGGTCAACGGCAAGCGCTTCGAGGTCGACTTAGAGGAGCGCGGCGCGGCGCCGATCACCGCCGAAGCCGGCGGCGGCGGATCGGCGTCACGACCGGCCAGCGCCGGCCCGGACGAGGGAAGCGGCGGGACGGAGATCACCGGCGAGGGCGAGACCGTCACCGCCGAGATGCAGGGGACGATCCTGGAGATCAACGTCGAGGAGGGCGACGAGGTCGCCGCGGGCGACGTGATCTGCGTGCTCGAAGCGATGAAGATGGAGAACGACGTCGTCGCCGAGTCCGGCGGCACCGTCACGCAGGTCGCCGTCTCGGAGGGCGAGAGCGTCGACATGGGCGACGTGCTGGTCGTGCTGGACTGA
- a CDS encoding helix-turn-helix domain-containing protein: MDYLDLSVFQPPAVRHPMEAFLVEDERMDRAELVTWHIEHEAGVEYALFRVAGDVDAYRDRIASVESIPEYTVSPIDEREFYSYVCQETREVDREFRRAFVRRNLVVVPPIEYPGDGTMRVTIVGQSDDLSRLVEDMPDWADADVERVGKFDRRRGRVASELTARQRDAVAAAVERGYYDVPRSASLDDVAADLDCSPGTASVLLRKAERAVMGAVVEDAER; this comes from the coding sequence GTGGACTACCTCGACCTGAGCGTGTTCCAGCCGCCGGCGGTCCGGCACCCGATGGAGGCGTTCCTCGTCGAGGACGAGCGGATGGACCGCGCGGAGCTCGTCACCTGGCACATCGAGCACGAGGCCGGCGTCGAGTACGCGCTGTTCCGCGTCGCGGGCGACGTCGACGCCTACCGCGACCGGATCGCGAGCGTCGAGTCGATCCCGGAGTACACCGTCTCGCCGATCGACGAGCGCGAGTTCTACTCGTACGTCTGCCAGGAGACCAGGGAGGTCGACCGGGAGTTCCGGCGCGCGTTCGTCCGCCGGAACCTCGTCGTCGTGCCGCCGATCGAGTACCCCGGAGACGGGACGATGCGAGTCACGATCGTGGGGCAGAGCGACGACCTCAGCAGGCTCGTGGAAGATATGCCCGACTGGGCCGACGCCGACGTCGAGCGCGTCGGGAAGTTCGACCGCCGCCGCGGACGTGTCGCGAGCGAACTGACGGCGCGCCAGCGCGACGCCGTCGCCGCCGCGGTGGAGCGAGGCTACTACGACGTCCCGCGGTCGGCGTCGCTGGACGACGTCGCCGCGGACCTGGACTGTAGCCCGGGGACGGCGTCGGTGCTGCTCAGGAAGGCCGAGCGGGCGGTGATGGGCGCGGTCGTGGAGGACGCCGAGCGGTAG
- a CDS encoding cytochrome P450 has protein sequence MTPSGSPETASSTATSPDERPSGDEVPSRDDRSPGDDRSPGRNRPGDDELPPGPDGLPVVGNTHQFLRAGPYEFYDRLATYGDVVGYRVAWRDFCTVLHPDYVEQVLVEEADSFERFFFDEIGFEFAPEGLLMSSGEQWRRQRTLIQPAFRPDRIASYADSMAEYAERTVEGWTDGEEIALNREFSQLALEILARSLFDLDVRAGGGAEAVTRAARALDERADSRSPGAFLPDWVPTPANRRYRRSMEQFRETVDGLIERRRRAPGEYDDLLAILLDAEDESGRTMSDEEVRDQMITFLFAGHETTSLALTYAFLLLAQHDQVREKLDAEHERVLGGAAPTLADLDDLEYTETVIDEAMRLYPPAYVMFREALEDVEIGGYRVPEGTVVTLPQFRLHVDERFYDDPERFRPERWTDEFEEQLPEYAYFPFGGGPRHCIGMRFAMLELKTVLPTIAQRVDFELLSDPDPDLGAGITLQPDEDVRMRVSKR, from the coding sequence ATGACTCCCTCAGGCTCCCCCGAGACGGCCTCCAGCACAGCTACATCGCCGGACGAGCGGCCGTCGGGAGACGAGGTGCCGTCCAGGGACGATCGGTCGCCTGGAGATGACCGGTCGCCCGGCCGCAACCGGCCGGGGGACGACGAGCTGCCGCCGGGTCCCGACGGGCTCCCGGTCGTCGGCAACACCCACCAGTTCCTCCGCGCCGGCCCCTACGAGTTCTACGACCGGCTCGCGACGTACGGCGACGTCGTCGGCTACCGGGTCGCGTGGCGGGACTTCTGTACCGTCCTGCACCCGGACTACGTCGAGCAGGTGCTCGTCGAGGAGGCGGACTCGTTCGAGCGGTTCTTCTTCGACGAGATCGGGTTCGAGTTCGCGCCCGAGGGGCTGCTCATGTCCTCGGGCGAGCAGTGGCGCCGCCAGCGCACGCTGATCCAGCCGGCGTTCAGGCCGGACCGGATCGCGAGCTACGCGGACTCGATGGCCGAGTACGCCGAGCGGACGGTCGAAGGCTGGACCGACGGCGAGGAGATCGCGCTGAATCGGGAGTTCTCGCAGCTCGCGCTGGAGATCCTCGCGCGGTCGCTGTTCGATCTCGACGTCCGAGCGGGCGGGGGAGCCGAAGCCGTCACGCGCGCGGCCCGCGCGCTCGACGAGCGCGCCGACTCGCGGAGCCCCGGCGCGTTCCTCCCCGACTGGGTACCGACGCCCGCCAACAGGCGCTACCGGCGGTCGATGGAGCAGTTCCGCGAGACCGTCGACGGCCTGATCGAGCGCCGGCGGCGGGCGCCCGGCGAGTACGACGACCTGCTGGCGATCCTGCTCGACGCCGAAGACGAGTCGGGCCGGACGATGAGCGACGAGGAGGTGCGCGACCAGATGATCACGTTCCTGTTCGCGGGCCACGAGACGACGTCGCTTGCGCTGACCTACGCGTTCCTGCTGCTCGCTCAGCACGATCAGGTCCGCGAGAAACTCGACGCCGAACACGAGCGCGTGCTCGGCGGCGCCGCTCCGACGCTGGCGGACCTGGACGACCTGGAGTACACCGAGACGGTGATCGACGAGGCGATGCGGCTGTACCCGCCCGCCTACGTCATGTTCCGCGAGGCGCTGGAGGACGTCGAGATCGGCGGTTACCGCGTCCCCGAAGGGACCGTGGTGACGCTCCCTCAGTTCCGGCTCCACGTCGACGAACGGTTCTACGACGACCCCGAGCGGTTTCGCCCGGAACGCTGGACCGACGAGTTCGAGGAGCAGCTACCCGAGTACGCGTACTTCCCGTTCGGCGGCGGACCGCGCCACTGTATCGGGATGCGCTTCGCGATGCTGGAGCTGAAGACGGTGCTGCCGACGATCGCCCAGCGCGTCGACTTCGAGCTGCTGAGCGACCCCGACCCCGATCTGGGCGCCGGCATCACTCTGCAGCCCGACGAAGACGTCAGAATGCGCGTCTCGAAGCGGTAG
- a CDS encoding acyl-CoA carboxylase subunit beta, whose protein sequence is MEDRIEELRDLREDAEKGGGEARIERQHEKGKMTARERIEYFLDDGTFNEFDQLRTHGNHNFGMEEKQILTDGVVTGYGEVDGRKVFVFAHDFTVFGGSLGEVFAEKICKVMDTAIEVGCPIVGLNDSAGARIQEGVNSLAGFADIFHRNQKASGVVPQISGIMGPCAGGAVYSPSITDFVFMVEDTSHMYITGPGVTETVTGESVTHEELGGASTHSSTTGVAQFAVPDDETALDQIRHLLSYLPQNNVEDPPRVEPWDDPDRRDERLEEIVPPSPQKPYDMVDVIDSVMDEGSFFEVNENFAKNIVVGFSRLDGHAVGIVANQPRVNAGTLTVDSSMKASRFVRFCDSFNIPIVTFVDVPGYMPGTDQEHRGIIRHGAKLLYAYSEATVPLMTVITRKAYGGAYCVMASKHLGADVNYAWPTAEIAVMGPQGAVNLLYDDELEAADDTEALRQELIDEYRDEFANPYTAADRGYLDDVIEPTETRPRLIDDLEMLRSKREDQPDKKHGNIPL, encoded by the coding sequence ATGGAGGACCGTATCGAGGAGTTGCGCGACCTCCGCGAGGACGCCGAGAAGGGCGGCGGAGAGGCCCGGATCGAGCGCCAACACGAGAAGGGGAAGATGACTGCCCGCGAGCGGATCGAGTACTTCCTCGACGACGGCACGTTCAACGAGTTCGACCAGCTCCGGACCCACGGCAACCACAACTTCGGGATGGAGGAAAAGCAGATCCTGACCGACGGCGTCGTGACGGGGTACGGCGAGGTCGACGGGCGCAAGGTGTTCGTGTTCGCCCACGACTTCACCGTGTTCGGCGGCTCGCTGGGGGAAGTGTTCGCCGAGAAGATCTGCAAGGTGATGGACACCGCGATCGAGGTCGGCTGCCCGATCGTCGGCCTCAACGACTCCGCGGGCGCGCGCATCCAGGAGGGCGTCAACAGCCTCGCCGGGTTCGCGGACATCTTCCACCGCAACCAGAAGGCCAGCGGCGTCGTGCCCCAGATATCGGGGATCATGGGCCCCTGCGCGGGCGGCGCGGTGTACTCCCCGTCGATCACCGACTTCGTGTTCATGGTCGAGGACACCAGCCACATGTACATCACCGGCCCCGGCGTCACCGAGACGGTCACGGGCGAGTCGGTGACCCACGAGGAGCTGGGCGGCGCCTCGACCCACAGCTCGACCACCGGCGTCGCGCAGTTCGCGGTGCCCGACGACGAGACCGCGCTCGACCAGATCCGACACCTGCTGTCGTACCTCCCGCAAAATAACGTCGAGGACCCGCCGCGCGTCGAGCCGTGGGACGACCCCGACCGGCGCGACGAGCGACTGGAGGAGATCGTCCCGCCGAGCCCGCAGAAACCGTACGACATGGTCGACGTGATCGACTCGGTGATGGACGAAGGCTCGTTCTTCGAGGTCAACGAGAACTTCGCCAAGAACATCGTCGTCGGTTTCTCCCGGCTCGACGGGCACGCCGTCGGCATCGTGGCGAACCAGCCCCGGGTGAACGCCGGGACGCTCACCGTCGACTCCTCGATGAAGGCCTCGCGATTCGTGCGCTTCTGCGATTCCTTCAACATCCCGATCGTCACGTTCGTCGACGTGCCGGGCTACATGCCCGGCACCGACCAGGAGCACCGCGGGATCATCCGCCACGGCGCGAAGCTGCTGTACGCATACTCCGAGGCGACGGTGCCCCTGATGACCGTGATCACGCGCAAGGCCTACGGCGGCGCCTACTGCGTGATGGCGTCGAAACACCTCGGCGCCGACGTCAACTACGCCTGGCCGACCGCCGAGATCGCCGTGATGGGTCCCCAGGGCGCGGTCAACCTGCTGTACGACGACGAACTCGAAGCGGCCGACGACACCGAGGCGCTCCGCCAGGAGCTGATCGACGAGTACCGCGACGAGTTCGCCAACCCCTACACGGCGGCCGACCGGGGCTACCTCGACGACGTGATCGAGCCCACCGAGACGCGCCCGCGGCTCATCGACGACCTCGAGATGCTCCGCTCGAAGCGCGAGGACCAGCCCGACAAGAAACACGGCAACATCCCCCTCTGA
- a CDS encoding sodium-dependent transporter, which produces MSLEDVTREKWATRIGFILAAVGSAVGLGNIWRFPFQVGQEGGAAFLVIYLLFVGLIGIPAMLVEFVVGRRSERNPINAFDRLGHGEWRFVGALGVFTGFVILAFYSVVAGWVTRYTFASLTGAYFGEPSVYFNSIAEGPAAIGFHALFMVATAVIVAAGIQRGIELAVKVMVPALLALLVGLIGYAFTLEGAAEGYQYYLSPEIGVIASNWMSILPAAAGQAFFTLSLGMGVMITYASYLGEDRNLAVDGGWIAALNTLVSILAGLVVFPVLFTIGVEPGSGGAGELFVGVGGAIAQVPGSRLVGFVFFGVVVIAALSSAISILEVLVSYAIDNYGMERKKATAVISSVVFLVGIPTAIDLDVLNLYDQITASLLLPLGVFLTVVFVGWVYPDSAEEVAKGTSKGSDGTLPTAWLWYIRIPILLVVGLVLVISAIDLYGTLTDMFL; this is translated from the coding sequence ATGTCTCTCGAAGACGTAACGCGCGAGAAGTGGGCGACGCGAATCGGCTTCATCCTCGCCGCCGTCGGTAGCGCGGTGGGGCTTGGTAACATCTGGCGATTCCCGTTCCAGGTCGGCCAGGAAGGCGGTGCGGCGTTCCTGGTGATATACCTGCTGTTCGTGGGATTGATCGGAATCCCGGCGATGCTCGTCGAGTTCGTCGTCGGGCGGCGTTCGGAGCGCAACCCGATCAACGCGTTCGACCGACTCGGCCACGGCGAGTGGCGCTTCGTCGGCGCTCTGGGCGTGTTCACCGGGTTCGTCATCCTGGCGTTCTACTCGGTCGTCGCCGGGTGGGTTACCCGGTACACGTTTGCCAGCCTGACCGGCGCGTACTTCGGCGAACCTAGCGTGTACTTCAATTCGATCGCTGAAGGGCCAGCGGCGATCGGCTTCCACGCGCTGTTCATGGTCGCGACGGCCGTGATCGTGGCCGCCGGGATCCAGCGCGGGATCGAACTCGCGGTCAAGGTGATGGTGCCGGCGCTGCTGGCGCTGCTCGTCGGACTGATCGGCTACGCGTTCACGCTGGAGGGTGCAGCCGAGGGGTACCAGTACTACCTGTCGCCGGAGATCGGCGTCATCGCGTCTAACTGGATGTCGATCCTCCCGGCCGCCGCGGGTCAGGCCTTTTTCACCCTGTCGCTGGGGATGGGCGTGATGATCACCTACGCGTCCTACCTCGGCGAGGATCGGAATCTCGCCGTCGACGGCGGTTGGATCGCCGCCCTGAACACGCTCGTGTCGATCCTCGCCGGACTGGTCGTGTTCCCGGTGCTGTTCACGATCGGCGTCGAACCAGGCTCCGGCGGCGCGGGTGAGCTGTTCGTCGGCGTCGGCGGCGCGATCGCTCAGGTCCCCGGGAGCCGGCTCGTGGGCTTCGTGTTCTTCGGCGTCGTGGTGATCGCTGCACTCTCCAGCGCGATCAGTATCCTGGAGGTGCTGGTGTCGTACGCCATCGACAACTACGGCATGGAGCGGAAGAAGGCGACCGCGGTGATCTCGTCGGTCGTGTTCCTCGTCGGGATCCCGACCGCCATCGACCTCGACGTGCTCAACCTGTACGACCAGATCACGGCGAGCCTGCTGTTGCCGCTGGGCGTGTTCCTCACCGTCGTCTTCGTCGGGTGGGTGTACCCCGACTCCGCCGAGGAGGTCGCGAAGGGCACCTCCAAGGGGTCTGACGGGACATTGCCGACCGCGTGGCTCTGGTACATCCGGATCCCGATTCTCCTCGTGGTCGGCCTCGTGCTCGTGATCAGCGCGATCGACCTGTACGGAACGCTGACCGACATGTTCCTGTAA
- a CDS encoding SDR family oxidoreductase, producing the protein MSVSFDFEGNVAVVTGACGALGSAVVDRFRDAGATVAAVDVVDPDDEDALLDPDENTHYYRIDLTDEGSVEDGVAEIVDDHGRIDYLANVAGTWRGGQPIDETPVEEFDMLFDVNLKSAFLASKHALPHLRDREGAIVSISSRSSLSGGEGDGPYRASKAGVRLLTETLAEENKGQVRANAVMPSVIDTPANREMMPDADHDAWVDPADIAGVIAFLCSDGAGPTSGAAVPVYGEA; encoded by the coding sequence ATGTCCGTCAGCTTCGACTTCGAAGGGAACGTCGCAGTCGTCACCGGTGCCTGCGGGGCGCTCGGCAGCGCCGTCGTCGATCGGTTCCGCGACGCGGGCGCGACCGTCGCGGCGGTCGACGTCGTCGATCCCGACGACGAGGACGCGTTGCTCGACCCCGACGAGAACACCCACTACTACCGGATCGACCTGACCGACGAGGGATCGGTCGAGGACGGGGTCGCCGAGATCGTCGACGACCACGGTCGGATCGACTACCTCGCGAACGTCGCGGGCACCTGGCGCGGCGGCCAGCCGATCGACGAGACGCCCGTCGAGGAGTTCGACATGCTGTTCGACGTCAACCTCAAGAGCGCCTTCCTCGCGAGCAAGCACGCCCTTCCACACTTGCGGGATCGCGAGGGCGCCATCGTCAGCATCAGCTCCCGGTCGTCGCTTTCGGGCGGCGAAGGCGACGGCCCCTACCGCGCCTCGAAAGCGGGCGTGCGACTGCTGACCGAGACGCTGGCCGAGGAGAACAAAGGTCAGGTGCGCGCCAACGCCGTCATGCCGAGCGTGATCGACACGCCGGCCAACCGCGAAATGATGCCCGACGCCGATCACGACGCGTGGGTCGACCCGGCCGACATCGCGGGCGTGATCGCGTTCCTCTGTAGCGACGGCGCCGGTCCGACCAGCGGCGCCGCCGTGCCGGTGTACGGCGAGGCGTAA